A window of Enterobacter ludwigii genomic DNA:
CCCTGCATCACCTGCAGATGGCCGGGGTCCTGCTCCAGCGCCTGGCCGATACCGAGCACGTTACCGTGCCCAAAGATCGTTGCCACGCCCTCCACAAAGGGCGTTTCGTTACCATCAACGCTAACGTATTGTTGATTAAGGAATCTGACCAGCGCCTGGGCCATGGTCATACGTTCGGTTTGCATAAAACCCCCTGTCAGCCCAGCGTCGGCATGGAGAACGCAGCGCCTGTCTCCTGCTGCATTTCCGGCCAGCGCGCGGTGATGGTTTTCATTCGGGTGTAGAAACGCACGCCATCGTTCCCGTGAACATTGAGCGCACCAAAGATGGAACGCTTCCAGCCGCCGAAGCTGTGGAATGCCATTGGTACCGGGATCGGCACGTTGACCCCCACCATGCCCGCCTGCACCTCTTCACAGAAGCGGCGCGCGCAGCCACCGTCACGGGTGAAAATAGCCGAGCCATTACCATATTCGTGGCGGTTAATCAGATCCACCGCGCTGGCGTAATCTGCTACGCGCACCACAGAAAGCACCGGACCGAAAATTTCTTCTTTATAGATGGTCATCTCCGGAGTGACGTTATCGAACAGCGTCGGCCCAACGAAATAGCCCTGCTCGTGACCCTTCACGCTGAAGCCACGCCCATCCACGCGCAGGTTCGCCCCCTGCGCTTCGCCACTGTCAATGTAGCCCAGCACCTTGCTGCGGTGCGCGGCGGAGATCAGCGGCCCCATCTCGTTTTCTGGCTTCTGGTCCAGCCCCGGCCCGACGCGCAGCGCGGCGATCTGTTTTTCCAGCCGGGCGCAGAGATCATCGGCGGTTTTATCGCCCACGGCCAGCACCACGGAAAGCGCCATACAGCGCTCCCCTGCCGCCCCAAAAGCCGCGCCCATGATGGCGTTCGTCGCCATATCCATGTCGGCATCCGGCATTAAAATGCAGTGGTTTTTCGCGCCGCCGAGCGCCTGACAACGCTTACCGTGGGCGGACGCGGTCTGGTAAATGTATTCGGCAATCGGCGTTGAGCCAACAAAGCTCACCGCCTGCACGCGTGGGTCGGTCAGGAGCACATCAACGGACTCTTTATCGCCCTGCACCACGTTGAAGACGCCGTCCGGCAGGCCGGCCTCTTTCAGCAGCTGCGCCAGCGCGAGCGCGAGTGAAGGGTCTTTTTCCGATGGTTTCAGCACGAAGGTGTTGCCTGTCGCCAGCGCAATCGGGAACATCCACATGGGTACCATCGCCGGGAAGTTAAACGGCGTGATCCCGGCGCAGACCCCGAGCGGCTGCATCAGCGAGTGGCTGTCGACGCCCGTGCCGACGTTCGCAGAGTGTTCACCTTTTTGCAGATGCGGGATGCCGCAGGCGAATTCCACCACTTCCAGGCCACGGGTCAGTTCGCCAACTGCGTCTGAGAAGACCTTACCGTGTTCTTCACTGATGATACGGGCCAGACGCTCCATATTCTCTTCAAGCAACGCTTTGAAGCGGAACATCACACGTGCGCGCTTAAGTGGAGCAAAACGCGCCCACGCGGGAAACGCTTGCTGTGCTGCGGCAATCGCCTGTTCGGTTTCCTGTGCCGTGCTCATCACCACCTGGCGGATTTGTTCACCAGTGGCCGGGTTGAAGATCGCCTGAACGCGCTGGCCTGAACCGGTGACACATTCGCCGTGAATAAAATTCGCTACCGTCTCCATCCTTAACCTCTCGCTGTTGATACGTGACTGTTACCTGAACGTTGTGTACTGAACACTATATATGAAACAAATATTCCATTTTAAGTTGAAATAAAATAAATGATGATTATTGTGATCAAGGATGGATTTTTATGTTAACAGCCAACATCACTGACTCAGCCTGAGCTATTAAGGGATTTCGGGCGAGGAAATGACTGAAGCTTCTGTTTCATTTTTGCTGCCAGATGGATGGCCGACATTTAAAAGACGCGGTTTTGCGTTTAGAATCATATGACTGTATTTGGGGGATAACATGACGACAGCAACCAGCCTGAACGAACTGCAGCAGCAAATCCGCGATCGCTACGATAGCCTGAGCAAGAGGCTGCAGCAGGTTTCCCGCTATGTGCTTGATAACACCAACAGCGTGGCCTTTGATACGGTTGCTGTCATTGCCGAGCGCGCCGACGTACCACCATCGACGCTCATCCGCTTCGCCAACGCCTTCGACTTCACCGGCTTCAACGAGATGAAACAGCTGTTTCGCATGAACCTGGTGGAGGAGACCGCCAGCTACAGCGACCGCGCCCGGCTATTCCGCGAAATGGAGAGCGAGGCCGTGCCGGAAACGCCGCTCGATATCCTGCAGGAATTCGCCCGCTCGAATGCGCAGGCGTTACAGCAGCTGGCCGCCCGCGCCGAACCAGAAATGCTGGAGCGCGCCGTGCAGTTGCTGGCCGATGCCGACACCATCTACATCGCCGGTTTACGCCGTTCCTTCAGCGTCGCGGCCTATCTGACCTACGCCCTGAGCCACCTGGAGTGCCGCCCTATCCTGCTCGACGGGATGGGGGGGATGCTGCGCGAGCAGATCAGCCGCATTAAGGCCCGAGATATTGTGGTGTCGATCAGCTTCTCGCCGTACGCGGAAGAGACGGTGATGGTCAGCGAAACCGCCGCCAGCGTTGGCGCACGTCAGATTGTGATTACGGATAGCCAGATCAGCCCGCTGGCGACGTTCAGCGATCTCTGTTTTGTGGTGAAAGAGGCACAGGTGGATGCGTTCCGCTCCCAGTCAGCAACGCTGTGCCTGGTGCAGTCGCTGGTGGTGGCGCTGGCGTACAGGTTGGGAAGTGGGGACAAATAGTCTGCATTGCCCTTTTGCCGGCCGGGAACGGCACAGCCGCCCCCCGGCATTTTGGTCAGTTCTTTATTTCAGTACACTCCGGGTAGTCTACGGATGAGAGAGCACTCAGGCGTTGCCCCGTAATCTGCAGAACGCGCAGTAGAAGCATAATGCCGCGACGGGTATCTGGATCGTTCAGCATCGAGAACACCTGCCGAAGCGAAACATCCCCTTCCCGGTTAATTTGCTCTCCCCATGCCATGCGTAGCGCAGTTCCGCCTTCCCAGCCGACAGTCACAACATCTTCAAAAACGCCGGCCAGTTTTTCGACCATCGCGTTATCGGTCATTTCAAGCAGGTCCGCCACCAGGGCGAGCAAATCAACAAGATTATTCAGGCGATTGCCGGCCATAAGCGGAGCAAGATTTTTCAGCAATTGTTCCTGTTCGCTCATCAGAACATCCCCCTCACGACACCCCAATACAGTCCACGGTTAAAACCGTTTCGCAGCATGCCACCGAGTTTTGTCGCAGGCACCGGCGTCACATCATTGCGATAGTCATATACCAGCGGCATCCCCGCCCAGAGCCCCATCTGCGCGACGGCCTGAACCCGGCCATCGTAATGATTACCGCTTCCGGGTGGTCTGCCATACAGTTCCGCCACAATATTGTCGACAATGATCGGGGCCTGGTTATGGCACGACCCGCCAGCTTTACTGATAGGGAGATCGACGGTATCGCCGATCACATAAACGCCTTCTAACCCGTAGACGCCGAGCGTCTGGTGATCCGTCGGCAACCAGCCTTCTCCATTCTGAATCTCACTGAGCCCCGTATTACGCACCGCCTCTACCGCCCTGATGGGAGGCGTGGCCATCAGGATGTCGAAGTTCTGCGAATCGCCCTCGGCGGAATACGCGATTTTGCTGTCAGGATCGACATGACTTAAGGTAAAACCGCGCTGGTGCTGTATGCCTTTGGCAGCAAAAATATCCCCCAGCGCCTCCCCAACCGGACGTTGCAGGAACAGACAGTTTCGCAGTAATTGCGCTACGGTCGGATAGGTATAAACAATCTCAACCTGATTACGTACACCACGCTGACGCAGATAGTCGTCAACCATCAGCGTGGTTTCGATGGGGGCGATCCCACACTGGTGGGGCACATTAGGGGTTTCCGGGAAAGAGACGGTGATAAAGATTCGTCCCTTTTTAATGGTGGCAAGTTTATGGGCTAATTGTCTGGCCGCCGCGTATTGGTAAAAATGATCGCCCACTTCAGCAAGGCCAGGGATTTTTTGAGGGAAAGGTGTGCAACCA
This region includes:
- a CDS encoding CoA-acylating methylmalonate-semialdehyde dehydrogenase; its protein translation is METVANFIHGECVTGSGQRVQAIFNPATGEQIRQVVMSTAQETEQAIAAAQQAFPAWARFAPLKRARVMFRFKALLEENMERLARIISEEHGKVFSDAVGELTRGLEVVEFACGIPHLQKGEHSANVGTGVDSHSLMQPLGVCAGITPFNFPAMVPMWMFPIALATGNTFVLKPSEKDPSLALALAQLLKEAGLPDGVFNVVQGDKESVDVLLTDPRVQAVSFVGSTPIAEYIYQTASAHGKRCQALGGAKNHCILMPDADMDMATNAIMGAAFGAAGERCMALSVVLAVGDKTADDLCARLEKQIAALRVGPGLDQKPENEMGPLISAAHRSKVLGYIDSGEAQGANLRVDGRGFSVKGHEQGYFVGPTLFDNVTPEMTIYKEEIFGPVLSVVRVADYASAVDLINRHEYGNGSAIFTRDGGCARRFCEEVQAGMVGVNVPIPVPMAFHSFGGWKRSIFGALNVHGNDGVRFYTRMKTITARWPEMQQETGAAFSMPTLG
- a CDS encoding MurR/RpiR family transcriptional regulator is translated as MTTATSLNELQQQIRDRYDSLSKRLQQVSRYVLDNTNSVAFDTVAVIAERADVPPSTLIRFANAFDFTGFNEMKQLFRMNLVEETASYSDRARLFREMESEAVPETPLDILQEFARSNAQALQQLAARAEPEMLERAVQLLADADTIYIAGLRRSFSVAAYLTYALSHLECRPILLDGMGGMLREQISRIKARDIVVSISFSPYAEETVMVSETAASVGARQIVITDSQISPLATFSDLCFVVKEAQVDAFRSQSATLCLVQSLVVALAYRLGSGDK
- a CDS encoding DUF1641 domain-containing protein; translated protein: MSEQEQLLKNLAPLMAGNRLNNLVDLLALVADLLEMTDNAMVEKLAGVFEDVVTVGWEGGTALRMAWGEQINREGDVSLRQVFSMLNDPDTRRGIMLLLRVLQITGQRLSALSSVDYPECTEIKN
- a CDS encoding NAD(P)/FAD-dependent oxidoreductase: MKNRIMIVGGGTGGTIVANLLARKLRREIAAGQVELMLISESPVHYYKPAFMYVAFNLFHHHELARPERQLLSPEIQFITDKIESFDFKQRRLYSASKKHYDWDLLVIATGCTPFPQKIPGLAEVGDHFYQYAAARQLAHKLATIKKGRIFITVSFPETPNVPHQCGIAPIETTLMVDDYLRQRGVRNQVEIVYTYPTVAQLLRNCLFLQRPVGEALGDIFAAKGIQHQRGFTLSHVDPDSKIAYSAEGDSQNFDILMATPPIRAVEAVRNTGLSEIQNGEGWLPTDHQTLGVYGLEGVYVIGDTVDLPISKAGGSCHNQAPIIVDNIVAELYGRPPGSGNHYDGRVQAVAQMGLWAGMPLVYDYRNDVTPVPATKLGGMLRNGFNRGLYWGVVRGMF